Proteins from one Neodiprion fabricii isolate iyNeoFabr1 chromosome 5, iyNeoFabr1.1, whole genome shotgun sequence genomic window:
- the LOC124182458 gene encoding target of rapamycin complex subunit lst8 isoform X2 has translation MASTHWNLSTDSSTHGLYITPDKQLVAAAGYQHIRMYDLGSSNPNPVINYDGVAKNVTGLGFQEDGKWMYTGGEDCSARIWDLRSRDLQCQRIFQVSAPVNCVCLHPNQAELIVGDQSGVIHLWDLRSDHNEQLIPEAEASIQDIAIDPEGTHMAAVNNKGSCYIWALSGGVGKEPTKLSPRKKLETHKRYALRCQFSPDSSLLVTTSADQTARVWETTDFTETQILKHEAKRWVWDAAFSADSQYIFTASSDGVARLWNVATGVVEREYQGHQKAITALAFRDEVRVSS, from the exons ATGGCAAGCACACACTGGAATTTGTCAACGGACAGCTCAACACACGGACTCT ATATTACGCCGGATAAGCAgcttgttgctgctgctggaTATCAACATATTCGTATGTATGATTTGGGATCGAGTAATCCAAATCCTGTTATCAATTACGATGGCGTTGCTAAGAACGTTACTGGGCTTGGTTTTCAG gAAGACGGGAAGTGGATGTATACAGGAGGCGAAGATTGTTCAGCAAGGATCTGGGATCTTAG ATCACGAGATCTGCAGTGCCAAAGAATCTTTCAAGTTTCAGCCCCAGTGAACTGTGTATGCCTGCACCCAAATCAAGCTGAATTAATAGTTGGTGATCAAAGTGGTGTTATTCACTTGTGGGACCTTCGATCTGACCATAACGAACAATTG ATACCAGAAGCAGAGGCGTCTATACAGGACATAGCCATAGATCCGGAAGGTACTCATATGGCTGCTGTAAATAATAAGGGAAGTTGTTACATATGGGCGTTGTCTGGTGGTGTAGGCAAAGAACCTACTAAATTGAGTCCCAGAAAAAAGCTTGAAACCCACAAACGTTATGCACTCAGATGTCAGTTTAGTCCGGACTCTTC GCTTTTGGTAACAACATCTGCCGATCAGACAGCAAGAGTATGGGAAACGACCGATTTTACAGAAACGCAAATTTTGAAGCATGAGGCGAAAAGATGGGTGTGGGATGCTGCATTCAGCGCAGAttctcagtatatatttaCAG CTTCTTCAGATGGCGTTGCAAGATTGTGGAATGTTGCAACTGGAGTTGTCGAGCGAGAATACCAAGGCCACCAAAAAGCTATCACAGCACTAGCTTTCAGAGATGAGGTTCGCGTTTCGTCTTGA
- the LOC124182458 gene encoding target of rapamycin complex subunit lst8 isoform X1: protein MTGDGPPNEQVIFVTGGYDHTIKIWQAHTGICQRTAQHTDSQVNALDITPDKQLVAAAGYQHIRMYDLGSSNPNPVINYDGVAKNVTGLGFQEDGKWMYTGGEDCSARIWDLRSRDLQCQRIFQVSAPVNCVCLHPNQAELIVGDQSGVIHLWDLRSDHNEQLIPEAEASIQDIAIDPEGTHMAAVNNKGSCYIWALSGGVGKEPTKLSPRKKLETHKRYALRCQFSPDSSLLVTTSADQTARVWETTDFTETQILKHEAKRWVWDAAFSADSQYIFTASSDGVARLWNVATGVVEREYQGHQKAITALAFRDEVRVSS from the exons ATGACAGGTGATGGGCCTCCAAATGAACAAGTAATATTCGTAACTGGAGGGTACGATCACACAATAAAAATATGGCAAGCACACACTGGAATTTGTCAACGGACAGCTCAACACACGGACTCT CAAGTTAATGCTTTAGATATTACGCCGGATAAGCAgcttgttgctgctgctggaTATCAACATATTCGTATGTATGATTTGGGATCGAGTAATCCAAATCCTGTTATCAATTACGATGGCGTTGCTAAGAACGTTACTGGGCTTGGTTTTCAG gAAGACGGGAAGTGGATGTATACAGGAGGCGAAGATTGTTCAGCAAGGATCTGGGATCTTAG ATCACGAGATCTGCAGTGCCAAAGAATCTTTCAAGTTTCAGCCCCAGTGAACTGTGTATGCCTGCACCCAAATCAAGCTGAATTAATAGTTGGTGATCAAAGTGGTGTTATTCACTTGTGGGACCTTCGATCTGACCATAACGAACAATTG ATACCAGAAGCAGAGGCGTCTATACAGGACATAGCCATAGATCCGGAAGGTACTCATATGGCTGCTGTAAATAATAAGGGAAGTTGTTACATATGGGCGTTGTCTGGTGGTGTAGGCAAAGAACCTACTAAATTGAGTCCCAGAAAAAAGCTTGAAACCCACAAACGTTATGCACTCAGATGTCAGTTTAGTCCGGACTCTTC GCTTTTGGTAACAACATCTGCCGATCAGACAGCAAGAGTATGGGAAACGACCGATTTTACAGAAACGCAAATTTTGAAGCATGAGGCGAAAAGATGGGTGTGGGATGCTGCATTCAGCGCAGAttctcagtatatatttaCAG CTTCTTCAGATGGCGTTGCAAGATTGTGGAATGTTGCAACTGGAGTTGTCGAGCGAGAATACCAAGGCCACCAAAAAGCTATCACAGCACTAGCTTTCAGAGATGAGGTTCGCGTTTCGTCTTGA
- the LOC124182459 gene encoding uncharacterized protein LOC124182459 → MSKSPVTNDKEQKNEAHSKPATKNDKKNDVQILYVRDTGDSSKRPIVQDGIQKEVIRQERKSQISWNKKYDYLSGNNFQRILAEEAVKAGLPEDTFVKRKKNDASITKRFTHKLAASPPIPKTSTGIVGWRSSQEEYRLEFNGPMYISPKRTTSPPPEPDALPITHQRWIFLG, encoded by the exons ATGAGCAAGTCTCCCGTGACAAACgataaagaacaaaaaaacgaaGCTCATTCAAAACCGGCTactaaaaatgacaaaaagaacgatgttcaaattttgtacGTTCGAGATACGGGTGATTCGTCTAAAAGACCCATTGTACAAGATGGAATACA AAAGGAAGTGATCCGTCAAGAACGCAAATCACAAATcagttggaataaaaaatatgactaTTTGAGTGggaacaattttcaacgg ATACTTGCCGAGGAAGCTGTGAAGGCCGGACTTCCAGAGGATACATTCgtaaaacgcaaaaaaaatgATGCATCAATAACTAAACGTTTTACACATAAGTTGGCTGCCTCGCCACCAATTCCAAAGACGAGTACAGGCATTGTTGGATGGCGATCTTCGCAGGAAGAGTATCGCTTGGAATTTAACGGACCTATGTACATTTCGCCAAAACGAACAACCAGCCCACCACCGGAACCCGATGCCCTTCCAATAACTCATCAACGATGGATATTTCTTGGATGA